The following is a genomic window from Opitutus sp. GAS368.
GCTTGCTTTTTGATATGCGGCTGGGCTTATTCGCCCTTTTCAATTTTTCAAAACACCCGAAGACGCAATGACTAAGTTATACCTGTTCCTCGCCCAAGCCTCTCCCGCCTCGCCTGCCGGTTCCGGCGGCAGCCCCACCTTCATGCTGGTGGGCTATGGTTTGCTGATGGTGGCGCTCTATTTTTTCATGATCGCGCCGCAAAACAAGAAACGGAAGGAGCACGAGAAGATGCTGACCGAGTTGAAATCCGGTGACGAGGTGGTCACGGCCGGCGGCATCTACGGCACCATCACGAGCGTCAAGGAAGACCGGTTTGTCATCCGCATCGGCGACAACAACGCCAAGGTCGAGGTGGGCAAGGGCTTCATCAGCACCGTCGTGAAAAAGACCGACGCCGCCTGAGCGTCCGCGGCCCCCCGTCCGACCAACCCGGCCAGAGGCCGGGTTCCACCCCAAGGCCCACCCCCGCCGCCCGGCCCAATTTAACAACCAAATACCCATGCTCCGTCGTCATCTCTGGAAACTGATCCTGTCCGCCACCCTCGTGTTGTGGGCCGTGTTCACCCTCATGCCGCTGAAGGACCAGCCCTTCGGCGACTACGTCAAGGCTTCGGCCGCCGCCAAGCCCGCCGAGTTCGCCAAGCTCATGGGCGAGGTCTCCACCCGCGTCCAATCCCGCCGCGCCCCCAGCGTCTACGTGGCGCTCAAGCAGCTCGGCCAGGAGCAGAACCTCGACCTCTCGCAGTTCTTTCCCCAGATCAAGCTCGAGTCGTCCATGACGAACATCGAGAAGCGCAACAACCTGCTGCTCGACGAGCTGCTCCGTCTCTCCAAGGGCAAGCTGCAGCTCGGCCTCGACCTGAAGGGCGGCGTGGCGTTCACCCTCGAGGCGGACCCCAAGGTCATGAACGCGGAAAGCGAGCAAAGCCGCGGGCAGAAGCTGAGCAAGGCCGTGGAGATCATCGGCGGCCGCATCAACAGCCTGGGCGTCACCGAACCCATCATCCGCCCGATCGGCGACAACCGCATCGAGATCCAGCTGCCCGGCGTGTCGACCAAGGACAACCCCGAGATGGCCACCACGCTCGTGCGGCCGGCCCGCCTCGATTTCCGCATGGTGCATGCCACCATCGCCCCGCCGGCGGAGGCGCCCCCGGGCTACGATCGCCTGACCCTCGTGCAGGAAAGCCGTCCCGGCATGCCGGGCTACACCGAGGAGCTCTACGTCAAGACCCGCCCGGAGATGACGGGCGAGGGGATCGCCGACTCCTATCCGACCATGGATGAGTTCGGCCGCTTCCGCATCATCCTCAAGTTCACCAGCGCCGGCAGCAAGCAGTTCGCCGACGTCACCCGCGCCATCGCCGAGGAAGGCCAGCGCACCGGCCG
Proteins encoded in this region:
- the yajC gene encoding preprotein translocase subunit YajC, encoding MTKLYLFLAQASPASPAGSGGSPTFMLVGYGLLMVALYFFMIAPQNKKRKEHEKMLTELKSGDEVVTAGGIYGTITSVKEDRFVIRIGDNNAKVEVGKGFISTVVKKTDAA